In the Malaclemys terrapin pileata isolate rMalTer1 chromosome 3, rMalTer1.hap1, whole genome shotgun sequence genome, CCGGAATGAACTGGCCACAGCCTCTGAAGGGAGATCTCACCACAGCCTCTGAAGGGAGATCTCACCACCACTTGCAAACTGGATAGCTTCTAGTCCCCTCTCTGCTCTGCTTCCTGTTCCTGTTTAAACAGGAGAGCCTTAAGGTGGAGCAGGTAGCCTTCTTGATTACCCCAGGTAGTTTTGGTTGTGAGCACCTGGCTGGCCCTTAAAGGGATAGTACACTCCTTTGCAAGGTACCACCATTTCCTTCCTCAGGAACAAGACACAGGCCTGAGATGAAATGCTTAGAATCAGATGTTCCAGACCACTGGAGACACACCCTTTGTGTTATAACATTTATACAATGTGTTGGGAACATTTTAATGAACAAGGTGATGGGACAGCCAACCTGCTCCAGAACCTCTGCCAGCCTATTAGATTTCCTCCTTCCATCATgtctttatttataaaaagaagtgTGTCGTTTTCTTGGTGACGTTGCATGTCCCAAATAGACAGATCAATCAATCTCATTTCCGGTCACTGACTCCAGAAGCAGTGTGTCTGCTAGGATACCTTTCAGCACAAAGCTTTCAGAAGCTATGTAGAGGTGAGCACCCACTTGTGGCCACAGATCTCTCTGCAGTGCCCTCCCTCTCACACTCTACAGTCTTTGTTGTGGCTTATCACCTCTTTCTGGGGCTGGTTTAATGCTAAATATAATAGGAGCCTTGATCACAAAATAATTCAACATAAAGTCCAAAATCATACGCTCTACCTGAAGCCACCAGTTCCCAGCCCTCTCTGGCCAGAGCTCCAGCCTCTGGCCATGCATCCATCTGACCCCACCCTCCCAACCAGCCACACCCCTGAagcttcctgctgccttttaTGTTAAAtcacctgattcccctcaggtaAGTCTCCTCTCCTAATCCaggctgccttagccccaggctctccagcccatgAGCAAGCCACCGTGTTACAAGATATACATAtgtattttccaaataaaatatGCTGTGGAGACACCCATGTAGATGATGCTGTGAGTGGTGCTCACTTCAGAGCAGAACTCGGAGCAATTATTTCCCTGATGTAAACTATCCAGTTCCTTTCTATTTCCTGGGGAGAGTTGGGACTCCCATCGCCACAGTCCTCCAGCCCTGGAATGAAAACTCAAACACACAGACATGATCAAAATATCTTCAAAGGACCCCTGATAGATACCACACAGCCGCTAGAgagtagggctggctggaaaacaagaattctgttttgcaacatttcaacatttgtttccaTTCTACATCAGAACAAACCCAGGACCTTtccaatttttttgggggggggaaataaaagcgagagaccccagaatagccaatagcccaatgATTAGGAGACTCACCTGAGAGATGGAAGATCCAAGTTCAAGTTTCTGGTCTGAATCAGGCAGTGCAAgaacttgaacctgggtttcccattGCCCATCTCCCACATCTCTCGTTCTCCCTCCAGAAATTCCACTCGAGATCTGAGAAATCTTCCCAATGAAACTTTGGCCGAACTGATACCTTTACGCACAAAGTTGCAGTTTCCATGAATctacattttctgatggaaatgtGAACCATGGACAAATCCCATGTCAGCTCCGCTACCAAGATAAGACTGGCTTGTTCTGATAGCGGCCCCCATGTAGAGATGCCAAAGAAAGACATTCACGATGAATGAACAGAAAAAGCgaaatgaaaacaaatagaaaaggGGACCCGAcaaagctctgtgtggctcgaaagcttgtctctctcaccaacagaagttggtccaataaaagatatttcctcacccaccttgtctctctagaaaaGCACAGACACACGGGTGGTCAAATCCCTTGCTACCACCACAGCTGACTACTCCATTTGTACGGGCTGATGGCTGCCCCTTGATTTTCCATCACATCACACCTGTTTGAGCCACTGGTTTGGTCAGTTGCTCTGAGTCAGGCTGGGATCACTGCTTTAGCTGCACCTCACGAGGCATAATCAGTGTCCACATTTGCTCCCCGGGTCCCTTTCTCTaggccaggtgtctgcctcattCTAGAgatccagccccctctgctccttgttctctctgcctttccccattGGGCTTGTTCAGAGAATCCCTCCCTTGCTCCCAGAGGGATGGATTCCGATACCCTTACACACGCCTCATGGGACTTGACTCCACCAATAATAAAGCCAATGGGACTGCTTGTGGAGTGAGGGGATCAGCATGACTTCTGCGCTGGGTTTTTGCTTGGTCtatttcagtggttttcaaccttttttttttttttttttcatttgcaaatgaAATGAGGAATGGAGGCGTaggcccctttggaaatctacTGTCTGTGTCTATATAGTTGAATCCTGATCAGTCAGTTTTCAGCCTAAGCCTTTTATGGACCCCTCAGACATAGCCTGCAGACCcccagattgagaaccactggtttatttGAGTCCCTTCCTTCCTTTCAGTGTCCAGACTGGCAAGAGAAATTCCATCTGCGGGGAGGCAAACCCTAACCCTTTGCTCTTCTCtgcaaaggtgccacaagtactcctgttcttctttctgcaaTGGGAAGTGATTTCAAACCAAACACCTGAGCGCCAGCCAATCAGGGAGGGCCATCTCTAGTTGCCAAGGCAACCTTCCTTCCTTTAATGCCTAGCCCATGCGGTGACACCTTGGATTGTGCTGGGTGCCGCTTGCCTGCCTGACCGTCTCCCACAGGTACCTCCTTGATTCCTGCTCGTATACAATTTGCGCGGTCCTTGGGGATGATACATGTAAATGTTGTTACTGATCGGGGACAATGTTGCCGTGAGCCTCTTTCCCCCTCGCCCAGATGCCCGTAATGCCCCTGCAATGCAACCGGCAGCTAGGACAAAGAGTGACAGGTGTATCAGCACGAGCTGTGTATTATGAACATCTCCCCCATTCTACCAGGCTGCTGGGACGGACAGTGGCGATACTGAAAAAAGGACCAGTCCCCTTCGCCCGTTTCAGAGCACTGGCCGGGGGAATAGCAAACAGAAGGGGGAAGGGTGGGCATTGATGTTAAATGTGAAACTCCTGATCAGAAAGGGGTACCTTCTCGGGCAAAGAGTTTATTGCAGGCCAGACATGAGTCAAGCCCATGGGAGTCACTCGGATGAAAATGGAAGGAGCGTGGCCTTTACAAGGGCCAGATCCCGCTCCGGTTAGGACCTTATTGCTGACCAGATTCGGAGCCGATTGAGGTCAGTGCGGCTGTCGGCGGAGTCGGATTACGGCTTACCTTCCTTGCCGGGGCTAAGGAACGAACCCGGGTCTGTGGCGCGGCTGAGTGCAGCTGAAAAGTTGAAGCATTGGTCCTTTCTATTGAGCGCCCACTGCCGCAGTGGCGTCGCAGCAAGCGACAGTGCTACACCCCGCCTGGCTCTGCGGCCACGGTCTGCCTCGGTCAATGCCGAACCGTCCCAGGGCTGCGTTTTGCAGCCACACTATTGTCGAGCCCTGAAGCAAATCAAAGGCACCCTCGCCTGGGGGAGGGCGGCCTGTGATTGGAgcgactggggggtggggggggggggggtggcagcgAATTGACAATTCAGGCAGCCGCAGCGGAGAGCACAATTCTGCAGCTGCTGAAAACTCAcctttcctcctctttctctctctctctccttgaacCCCCTGCGTGCTGAGAAGCCTACCTCCAACCCCGGCGGTATTCTTCATCTCCCGGCAGCACCAGCCGTTGGCAGGCGGAATCCAGCTCCTGGCAGCCATCCCCCATGCTCTAGCATCATCCATCCCCAACAGCATCCAGGCCTTTGCTgtctcacaccccccccccccatgggacaGCTGCCAACATGAGCACCGATGCCAGCCACCTGCCTGCGGGATCCCAGGAGGCGAGCGGGGCTCTGTGGACTCCATCCAGCTGGATGGCTTCCGACGTCCCTCCCAACGCCAGCACCTCCTTGGCCCAGCCGGATCAGTGGCAAAGGGCGGAGGAGTGGGGTGGCACTACCGGAGAGATTGCGGGCACGGTCGCGATCCAGTGTATCTACGCCCTGGTGTGCCTGCTGGGGCTTCTCGGCAACTCCCTGGTGATCTTTGTCATCCTGCGCTACGCCAAGATGAAGACGGCCACCAACATTTACCTGCTCAACCTGGCCATCGCCGACGAGCTCCTCATGCTTAGCATCCCCTTCGTGGCGACCTCGGCTGCGCTGCACCACTGGCCCTTCGGCCGGGCCCTGTGCCGCACCGTGCTGGGCGTGGACGGGCTCAACATGTTCACCAGCGTCTTCTGCCTGACCGTGCTCAGCCTGGACCGCTACATCGCTGTGGTGCACCCACTGCGGGCAGCCACCTACCGCCGGCCCAGGGTGGCCAAGATGGTCAACGGAGGGGTCTGGCTGCTCTCGCTTCTGGTGGCCTCGCCCATCCCCATCTTCGCCGGCACAGCGGCCACGCACGACGGCCGAGCGGTGGCCTGCAACCTGCTGTGGCCTAGTCCGGCCTGGTCAGCTGCCTTTGTGGTCTACACGACCTTGCTGGGCTTCCTGCTGCCGGTGCTGGCCATGGGCTTCTGCTACCTGCTGATTGTGGGCAAGATGCGGGCGGTGGCTCAGCGGGTGGGCTGGCAGCAGCGGCGGCGCTCGGAGGGGAAGCTGACCCGGCTGGTGTTGATCGTGGTGGCCATGTTTGTGGTGTGCTGGATGCCCTTTTATGTGGTTCAGCTGGTGAACCTGCTGCTGCCCGGCCACCTGGATGCCACGGTGAACAATGCCTCTCTCATCCTCAGCTACTCCAACAGCTGCGCCAACCCCATCCTTTACGGCTTCCTCTCGGAGAACTTCAGGCACTCCTTCCACGGGGTGCTGCGGCGATGCTGCGACGccagcttctgctgctgctgccacccggACCTGGGCGCcgctgaggaggaagaggaggaggagccgctAGATTACTGTGCCgtccccaagggggaggagaCGAGCAAGGGCTGCATGTGCCCATCTTTGCATTGCCAGCGGGAGCCGGTGCACCCTGAGCCCTGCTGTACTCCTGGCACCCTCCTTGCAAAGACCACCACCTTCTAGATGGCCTGtgtcttcctcctctgccttctgaaagggtgcctcctcctggcccggcccccgccttGGCAGGACCAGCATCTTGCAATGAGCACCATTGCCCTGCCGCTGTATCTCACCCTTCAGAAACAGACGAACGGGGTAAAGAAGCCTGCGTAAGTCCTCGGCGTGAGGGCCAGTTGCTTCTAGGTTGGCTCCTGCCTTTGGGCTGCGACTGGGATGGGGCTTGTATGGGTGCTGGGTAAGCTGGGTGAGAGACCTGCACTTGCTTTTTTCTCTTTGGGTGGCTGGGCTTGTGTCTTGATCGATTCCTTCTGTAGCCTGAGCAGTCCCTTGCCACTGAGACCATGGGGACGGTGCTTGGAGTAAGGTGCCACTCAAGGTGGCAAAGGGAAATGAGGATTCTCTTAGCCCCTCCCATCCCAGGCATTTGCTCACAGAGCAGGAGTTCTCTGTTGGCCTTCTCTGACATGGGCTGTTTCctatgaggggagggatagctcagtggtttgagcattggcctgttaaacccagggttgtgagttcaattcttgagggggccatttagggatctggagcaaaaatctgtctgtgaCAATACTTGGTCCAGCCTGTGacctttccagctctatgagataggtatattattaaatatatatataactgaTTGCcaacattactttaaaaaatatttttgatttagttggggactggtcctgctttgaacagggggttggactagatgacctcctgaggtcccttccagccctgatattctatgattctatgtttctatgagcCTGGCTCAGCACAAGGGGCTAGGGATATGATACAGGTTAATGGTCAGCATTGGGACCACATCCTGCGCCTGATGACTTCAGGAGGAGTTTTTCTGCTGATCTCGCTCAGCCCTTCTAAGGCCAGGCTGGTAATTAAAATGCCAGAAAGAGAGCGAGAGAACGTATCTTCTTTAATCTTTTGTGACCAGTGTTCGGAAGGGGATGCGCTATCCTTAGCAATTTATGactagattttcagaagggcacaactcccattaaaaacaaaggaggctgtggggtccttttgaaaatccacccATTAACCTAATAAAGTGTCTCTAAAGGGAAAACAGTACCCTAGTTTGCAGAAAGTACAATGAGTGACAGTAACCTAACCCCAAAATACCGATTTAAGGTTCAGCCTAGCTCCGATGCAGtgaatgagaattttgccattgacatgaGCATAAACAGAATCCAGACTTTTTAAATGCTTGAGGTTCTTTTAGATCCTTAGAAAGAGCAGTAGTGGGTAGGACTGAGCTGTAGTTGTGCCATGAATGATCCGATCTGTAATTGTGTcatggaaaaataaaaagccaTCATGTTGGCCTGTAACACTGTTATTATTATCCCTGAGTATTACATTATGaggatggttttgttttttaaacaaacagcctTCACAGCATACAAGATCTTTAGGCATAAAAAGTGGAAAGCTACAGTCTAAAATGTATCCTGGTGAATCAGTAATAAATCCTAACCATGAACCAACTCCAAAGGTTTGTAGTCAGGAGTTTTGTTCCATCCTCCATAGAATTCCTGCATTTTAGGGGCTCAAATGCACTTGTTCTGATTTGGCTTTCCTTAAAATTCTTGCCGTACCTAAAAACACCGTCTCCTGGAAGTCACTGATCGTGACATCCTGCCATGTTCTTGAGATGCCCGTTCATACCCTTAGAGATTGCTCCAAGTGCTCCAGCAATCACTGGAATCATCGTTGTCCGCGTTTCCCATAATCGTTCCACTTTGTGGCATAGCTCTGCATAGTACTTCACTGTCGTCTCgtcttgtttcctttttatgTTTCAGTCTGCTGGGATGGCAACATCCATCAACATGGTCCCATTGGTCTTCTTTCCTACAACAACTCATTActgttaattattataattaccatagcacctagttAGAGACCAAGACTCTGTTGCACTagaaacccagaacaaaaagacggtctcagagctcacaatctaagtagTCACATGGACACTGGAGCCCACTTTAATCCTCATCGCTCTCAGTTGACAAAGGAGTACAAGAATCGGAGGTGGACAGGTTTATCTGAGATGCTTCCAATTTGGGCCCCCATCATGCCTGTGCTTACCGTTCTGCACTGCGAGTAGTCCCGTTGTCAGTCGATGAGACAGCTCGCAGGGTGGATAAAGATGTGCTTCTATCTTTTCAAGATCAGGACGTTGGGAGCCATAGCGGTCCTGGGAAGATTTATGTAAGGGATTCCATCTGCTGGATATGCCCTGTAAAATGGCATTAAGTGACTCCTGTCCTCTGGCTAACCACTGCACTATCTTGGCAGCTCGTCATGGGGCTGGTTCTCCTGGCTCTTCGCTTTGTGCAGTCCTTTCCACCAGTGTGATGTGCCCCTAGCGTTCTGATCCGGTTACATGTTGCAGCCATTTTGCCTTCATGTAAAGGACGGCACCAGATGCAGGAGGCTCAGGCCCCACAAACGCTTGCACAACAACCGCTGGTGCTGGTTTCCCAGAGCTGCTGATCACTCTCTAACTGGTACAGGCAAAGGTTATGTTCCCAAAGGACAACCCTGTGCTGCCCTTTTGACTTTGACAACTGTTACACTGTTCTTAATTTTCAGTTGCACATGAGGGAGGCAAAGGGATCTTGGCCTGGGAGAGGTTCTTTAATAACATTTCAATTATGCTCAAGCAATAAAAAGTACAAAGCTAATTTCTGGGTGTGCTGGGATATTGCCATGCCTTGGGTGTGTACAATAACAATCAGCCCCATGACTACAAATGTTCCCAACATCGAAACACGCCCTTCTCTCCCTTGCCGCTCACAGGAGCCTTGGCACGGCATGTAACTCAGGATATTGTCAAATCTCAAGAGTGCTTTAGTTAAGTGTCTTCGATTCAGAGAGCTAAGGCCAGAATGGTCACCTAATCTGACCCCTGTAGCCATAGAACATCACCCAGTGAGTCCTACATCAAACCCAGCACTGCAAGATGAACTAGATTAGAGTGCATCTTGTAGAAAGACGCCCAgtattgatttaaagactccaagtggtGGCGAATTTGCCACATCCCTTCGCAAcctgtcccaatggttaattaccctccctgatAAAACcatgcatcttatttccagtctgactgaGTTAGGATGATAACATTAAGAAAAATCCCACTGGATGGCTGCTTATAGGGGTGGCTATAGAGTAGGTTTTTGTTTCTGTCGTGACTTTTTTCATTTAAGACACCTGTGGCTATTAATCgattttttccattgtttttctGCTATAAAAATGATTCTCAGTAGAAGGGTCAGAGGAAATAGTAGAAAAGGCGTGTTTGGGGGACTTTTACTATTATTAATTTAAGGGGGGTCCTTTTTCTTAATTTTTCGGTTAGTTCAGATACattggatgggattttcagaagcactcagtgttggcctatGGCTTTATCTGTACTAGAAAGTTGGGCCTCTTAACTATGCTGGTATAGGGCTAGTGTTATACGGGTATGGTTAAAGTGggacaaccacacacacactggtacaaggtggggatggggaataAACTGTATTAATGTAAAGCATCTTTATTCCAGCATAATTGTATCCTCCTTAAAGCTTGTACCAGTATAAGTGTATCAGGAAAAAATGTCACACCCCTAACCATCATATTTATACCAGTCTAACTTTCATATATAGAGCAgacctaactctgttcccatttGGTAAAACTCctctttatttcaatgggagcagtgtgaggctgtgtctacactacagttgctACAATGGCACACGTCTGGCACTGCAGCGATGCGCCGCTGTAGTGCCATAGTGTAGATGATTCCTACAGCACcaaaaggggtttttccatcactgtacgtaatctacctccctgagcgttggtagctaggttgaaggaagaattcttccattgacctatcCACGTCTACACCAGGGGTGAGGTCAGCCTGGCCATGTACTCAATGGtgggaatttttcacacccctgagcaccatagctatgtcaacgtaacttttaagtgtagatcaggccttagaccaggggtagacaaacgttttggcccaagggccacatctgggtatggaagtTGTAGGGCGGGCCATGAATGCACATGAaagtgggggttgggatgcaggaggaggtgaggactctggctgggggtgcgggctctggagtggggctggggatgaggggtttgaggtgtaggagggtgctccaggccaggaccaaggggttcggagggctggaaggggatcagggctgggacacagGGTTGGGGcctgggctcaggggtgcaggctccgggcggcgcttacctcaagcacctcctggaagcagcggcatgtcccccctccagctcctacgtggaggcgcggccagacggctctgcgcgctgccccatccgcaggtgccacccctgcagctcccattggccgtggttcctggccaatgggagctgcgggggcaccGCTTGGGACGGGGGCAGTGTATGGAGCCCTCTgtctgcccctatgcgtaggagccagagtggggacatagCGCTGCTTCTGTGAGCCATGCGGAGCCATGGCAcatgtggagcagggcaagccctcgctacccggctggagcaccagagcgggACAAGCaatggaccctgctccccagcggtagctcaagggccggattaaaacgtctgaagggccggatgcggcccccaggccatagtttgtccacccctgccttagaccaACACTGACTGCTTTTGAACATCCCACCCGAGGCTTAGGGACTCTGGACCAGCCTATATCCTGGGGAAGAACGTTACTGTTGGTGTTCAGAAGTTTCTCTGGCCTTCCCTTTCTGTTCAGGACATTAACCTAGTTACAAAGCCTGGATTCACCGGAGAAGGGGACAATGTTCAATTTGAACATTTAACATGGGGACAGAGGAGCCGTGCATGTGGTACCTTCCATTTGCTTTTATTAAACAATTAAAAGTGGCCTGTCCCAAATGAAGGACTTGGAAGTCTGGACCAGACTGGTAGCTTCGCTTTGTAAAAGTCTGGATCAGTTTCCCCATGAATCACCAGGTTTCAATGAAGCTTCATTTCTCTAGCTTGGTTATTTTTATCacttaaaaatcaaaattcaaaAACTGAAGTGTTGGGTATTTAATGCCTCCTGATTTTCCCTGTTATTCAACCTCCCGGGTCATTTACCCCAAGACAAAGCGAATGCTAAACGCTACCAAATCAGAGAGGTAGCATTATGCAACCCCTTTGCACCTACTTTGCACAcaccttgcactggtgtaaacgaTTGCACAAGGAGCAAAGTGACAAGGTGCAAGATCAAGACCGTACAGCTGGCAGTGTGACCAGGACATGAATTCCACTGGAAGTCCCTCTAGAGGAATCTATTTCCTAGGGGTGGGGAGTTGGTTCTCAGTGTTGTTTACTTTATAAGTAtgtggctggggggaaggggaggtcaTGGCAGCATGTTCTCCTCTCCATTACTGGTTAGCATATCTCCTCTCTATGACTGGTGAGCTCTGCTAACTGGTGTGTGGATGCTAACAAGGGGAGGGGCACTCCCTCCACaggcttccctccccccatgaggTAGGCCACACCCTAGCAAGCTCCAACAGGGAGCAGTCACTGTGTTTATCTGCAATTACCCGGCCCCTGTACCAAGACTCCTTACGCTTTCTCCCCAGTTTGCACTACTAGGAATTTGTGCTGGAGCTCCCTAGTGCACAGAAAGAACATGCCTGTTGCTACACACTTCCAATGGAGGCACCATACTGCCCACTGAgagcctgggagcagagctgaccGGTGCATGGAGGGCAGGGGAACAAGGAGGATGGGTCCACCTCCTCTCCATCCCTTTAGGGCATCGGAGGGTGCATAGAGGCAGCAGCCTCTGCCCCACTGTCACAGGCGTGCGGGCAGGGCACTTAAACGAGATGGAAAGTTCCTTGTGTGCATCTCCTCCACGGGCCGCGGAAAGAGCCTGGCAACATCCGGCCTTTCAATTACATTCTGCTTCACCCTGAACAGTTAAAACACTATTTGGTGGCTCTCCCGCTGTCTGCAGACGGGCGAGCTGGCTGACCCAGCAGCCCAGGGCAAAGCTCAAAAGGCagagggagaaaaggggaggATCAGGGGGAATCGTTCACCCACAGCTGGATCTTCCGAGAGTTC is a window encoding:
- the SSTR4 gene encoding somatostatin receptor type 4 — its product is MSTDASHLPAGSQEASGALWTPSSWMASDVPPNASTSLAQPDQWQRAEEWGGTTGEIAGTVAIQCIYALVCLLGLLGNSLVIFVILRYAKMKTATNIYLLNLAIADELLMLSIPFVATSAALHHWPFGRALCRTVLGVDGLNMFTSVFCLTVLSLDRYIAVVHPLRAATYRRPRVAKMVNGGVWLLSLLVASPIPIFAGTAATHDGRAVACNLLWPSPAWSAAFVVYTTLLGFLLPVLAMGFCYLLIVGKMRAVAQRVGWQQRRRSEGKLTRLVLIVVAMFVVCWMPFYVVQLVNLLLPGHLDATVNNASLILSYSNSCANPILYGFLSENFRHSFHGVLRRCCDASFCCCCHPDLGAAEEEEEEEPLDYCAVPKGEETSKGCMCPSLHCQREPVHPEPCCTPGTLLAKTTTF